Proteins co-encoded in one Candidatus Blochmannia sp. SNP genomic window:
- the rpe gene encoding ribulose-phosphate 3-epimerase, with protein MKRFLIAPSILSANFARLGEDVTNVISAGADLLHFDVMDNHYVPNLSIGSMVLQSLRSYGINIPIDVHLMAKPIDGLISDFASVGATYISFHPESTKHMDRSLQLIKEHGCKAGLVFNPSTTLNCLEYVMHKIDMIILMSVNPGFSGQSFIPETLNKISQTRKLIDNTNHNIDLAVDGGINVKNIRSILEAGANTFIMGSAIFGSPNYYETIHSVRSILSN; from the coding sequence ATGAAACGCTTCTTAATAGCTCCATCGATTTTATCAGCCAATTTTGCTAGATTAGGAGAAGATGTAACTAATGTCATATCCGCTGGTGCAGATTTATTACATTTTGATGTTATGGATAATCACTATGTTCCTAATTTAAGCATAGGATCTATGGTATTACAATCATTACGTAGTTATGGAATTAATATCCCTATTGACGTCCACCTAATGGCAAAACCAATAGATGGATTAATATCAGATTTTGCTTCTGTTGGAGCAACATATATCAGTTTTCATCCAGAATCAACAAAACATATGGACCGATCATTACAATTAATTAAAGAACATGGGTGCAAAGCAGGATTAGTTTTTAACCCTAGCACTACCCTCAATTGTTTAGAATATGTGATGCATAAAATTGATATGATCATATTAATGTCAGTAAACCCTGGATTTAGTGGACAATCATTTATTCCTGAGACTTTAAACAAAATAAGCCAAACACGCAAATTAATAGACAATACTAATCATAATATCGATTTAGCAGTAGATGGGGGAATTAATGTAAAAAACATACGTTCAATTTTAGAAGCTGGCGCAAACACATTCATTATGGGATCAGCTATCTTTGGATCTCCAAATTACTACGAAACCATACATAGCGTTCGCTCTATTTTATCAAATTAA
- a CDS encoding anthranilate synthase component II, with product MNKILIIDNYDSFTWNLYQYFQEMGGIVEVRRHDTLSIMDIEQLSPERLVISPGPGTPDDAGISLEAIYYFHNRLPILGVCLGHQAIAQFFGAKLKYAQKIMHGKISLIHHNESGIFTEVKQPLNVVRYHSLVIDSNTIPSCLEITAWSNSTHNTNHDQYSEIMGIRHRKLAIEGVQFHPESILSEQGHRILANFMKY from the coding sequence ATGAATAAAATTCTTATTATTGATAACTATGATTCCTTCACTTGGAACCTTTATCAATACTTTCAAGAAATGGGGGGCATAGTAGAAGTTAGAAGACATGATACCTTAAGTATCATGGATATTGAACAGCTCTCTCCCGAACGTTTAGTGATTTCTCCTGGACCTGGCACCCCAGATGATGCCGGTATTTCTTTAGAGGCAATCTATTATTTTCATAATAGATTGCCTATTCTTGGCGTATGCCTTGGTCACCAAGCTATAGCCCAATTTTTCGGAGCTAAATTAAAATATGCACAAAAAATAATGCACGGTAAAATCTCTTTAATTCATCATAATGAAAGCGGGATTTTTACTGAAGTAAAACAACCTTTAAATGTAGTACGGTATCATTCCTTAGTGATAGATTCAAATACTATCCCAAGTTGCTTAGAAATAACCGCATGGAGTAATAGCACACACAACACCAATCATGATCAATATAGTGAAATCATGGGAATACGTCATCGTAAATTAGCTATAGAAGGCGTGCAGTTTCATCCAGAAAGTATACTAAGTGAACAAGGACATCGTATTCTAGCCAACTTCATGAAGTATTAA
- the trpS gene encoding tryptophan--tRNA ligase — MNKPIVFSGAQPSGQLTIGNYIGAIRQWVKMQHNYQCIFCIVDLHSATNCNNLHQLHKASLDTLALYLACGIDPNNSTIFIQSHVPEHSQLNWLLNCYTYFGELNRMNQFKEKLAQQKENINIGLFNYPVLMASDILLYQTNLVPVGSDQKQHLELTRNIAKRFNYKYGSIFVIPEIFIPTYGSRIMSLLEPNKKMSKSDYNSNNIITLLDDINTVSKKIKRAVTDTDNPPVIKYDPINKPGISNLLEILSGINEQPVKYLEEFFKKKTYFYLKNEIIQSISSILIKLQNRYYAERTNEDKLRYILYMGAKKAQKQANIILKKVHKAMGFIQY; from the coding sequence ATAAATAAACCAATTGTGTTTAGTGGGGCTCAACCATCAGGTCAACTTACTATTGGAAACTATATCGGTGCGATACGTCAATGGGTCAAAATGCAACATAATTATCAATGCATATTTTGCATAGTAGATTTACATTCAGCTACAAACTGTAATAATTTACATCAGTTACATAAGGCATCATTAGATACACTAGCTTTATATTTAGCGTGTGGTATTGATCCAAATAATAGTACTATATTCATTCAGTCCCATGTTCCAGAACATAGTCAATTAAACTGGTTATTGAATTGTTATACATACTTTGGAGAACTAAATCGTATGAATCAATTTAAAGAAAAATTAGCACAACAAAAAGAAAATATTAATATCGGTTTATTTAACTATCCAGTACTAATGGCATCAGATATCTTATTATATCAAACTAATTTAGTTCCAGTAGGATCAGATCAAAAACAACATTTAGAATTAACACGTAATATCGCTAAACGTTTCAATTATAAATATGGCTCAATCTTTGTGATTCCAGAAATATTTATTCCTACATATGGTTCTCGTATCATGTCTTTATTAGAGCCAAATAAAAAAATGTCTAAATCAGATTATAACTCTAATAATATTATTACTCTTTTAGACGATATTAATACAGTATCAAAAAAAATTAAACGCGCTGTTACTGATACTGATAACCCTCCGGTAATTAAATATGATCCCATTAACAAACCTGGAATTTCCAATTTACTAGAAATTCTTTCTGGAATAAATGAACAACCAGTAAAGTATCTAGAAGAATTTTTTAAAAAGAAAACATATTTTTATTTGAAAAATGAAATTATTCAATCAATATCATCAATATTGATAAAACTACAAAATCGTTATTACGCTGAACGTACTAATGAAGATAAATTACGTTATATACTATACATGGGAGCAAAAAAAGCTCAAAAACAAGCAAACATTATCTTAAAAAAAGTACACAAAGCAATGGGGTTTATTCAATATTAA